The following are from one region of the Ochotona princeps isolate mOchPri1 chromosome 4, mOchPri1.hap1, whole genome shotgun sequence genome:
- the LOC101535794 gene encoding probable dimethyladenosine transferase: protein MPKVKAAAKRREERWELKSTGGLMFNKGIRQLILKTPLVVNSIICKAALRPMDVVLEVGPGTGNLMVKLLEKAKKVIACELDPRLVAELHKAQGTPMASKVQVMVSGVLKTDRPFFDACVANLPYQISSAFVFKLLLYRPFFRCTVLTFQ, encoded by the coding sequence ATGCCGAAGGTCAAGGCGGCGGCGAAGCGGCGGGAAGAGCGCTGGGAGCTGAAGAGCACCGGAGGACTCATGTTCAACAAAGGCATCCGGCAACTCATTTTGAAAACTCCTCTGGTTGTTAACAGCATTATTTGTAAGGCTGCCTTAAGGCCAATGGATGTGGTGCTGGAAGTCGGACCTGGAACTGGCAACTTGATGGTAAAGTTGTTAGAAAAGGCCAAAAAGGTCATTGCCTGTGAACTTGACCCAAGGCTAGTAGCTGAACTTCATAAAGCTCAGGGCACGCCCATGGCCAGCAAAGTGCAGGTAATGGTGAGTGGCGTGTTGAAAACAGACCGGCCATTCTTTGACGCGTGTGTGGCCAATCTGCCTTATCAGATCTCTTCTGCCTTTGTCTTCAAGTTGCTGCTGTACCGGCCTTTTTTCAGATGCACTGTACTTACGTTTCAATGA